Below is a window of Elusimicrobiales bacterium DNA.
CGATGCTGCAGACCGCGCCCAGGCATTGCTGCGCGTCCAAAAAGACCTGCTGCGGACACTGATAAACCGCCCGGGGCGGGCCGCGCGGTCCGCCCCGGGACACAATTCCATGAACCTATATCACGAAACGGCGGCCTGGGCGGGCGTATAACAAAACCCATGCGCGCGCTGCTTGTAAACGACGACGGCATCCACGCCGAAGGGCTTGCCGCGCTGGAGCGGGCCTTCGGCCCGCGCGCGTCCACCGTGGCGCCGCTTTCCCAGCAGAGCGCCAAAGGCACTTCCATAACGCTGCACCGCCCGCTGCGGGTGCATGAGATACACCGCAACGGCGCGCGCCGTTTTGCCGTGGACGGCACTCCGGCGGATTGCGTCAAGATGGGCATTACCAGGCTTTCCCGCCTCAGGCCGGACATTGTGATCTCCGGCGTGAATCCGGGCGCGAATGTGGGCATCAACCTGCTGGCTTCCGGCACCGTTTCCGCCGCGATGGAGGCTTTCGCCATGGGCATCCCGGCGATAGCGGTTTCCATAGACGGTTTCACCGGCCTGCATTACGATTATGCCGCGCAGATTGCGCTGCGGCTGGCCAAAGCCGTCCTGGCGGCGAAAAAGCTGCTGCTGCTCAATGCGAACATCCCCAACCTGCCGCCGCGCCGGATAAAGGGCCTGCGCGCGACAGTGATGGGCAGCTCCCGATTCTCGGAATTCTACCGCCGCCGCACCGACCCGCGCCGCAACAGTTACTACTGGCTGGACGGCGAGCTTGCCGATCTTGCCCCCAATCCGAAATCCGATTATGCCGCGCTGAAGGCCGGATACGTTTCCGTAACCCCGCTGCGGCTGGACCTGACCGACGAAAAGCTGCTTCCCCGCTGCGCCGCGCTGCTAACCCGGTAAACCAAGATTCTATTCTTTCCGCCCGGCGG
It encodes the following:
- the surE gene encoding 5'/3'-nucleotidase SurE, with protein sequence MRALLVNDDGIHAEGLAALERAFGPRASTVAPLSQQSAKGTSITLHRPLRVHEIHRNGARRFAVDGTPADCVKMGITRLSRLRPDIVISGVNPGANVGINLLASGTVSAAMEAFAMGIPAIAVSIDGFTGLHYDYAAQIALRLAKAVLAAKKLLLLNANIPNLPPRRIKGLRATVMGSSRFSEFYRRRTDPRRNSYYWLDGELADLAPNPKSDYAALKAGYVSVTPLRLDLTDEKLLPRCAALLTR